The genomic window tacagcagcccaagcagcttccacacgttgccaaagatcatctggtgtggcaactggggatgtaatctgggtcactcgttgagcaaccatggaccacatgttttctatcggcgaaagatccggagagcgagccggccagggaagcaattcaatctggttattgacgaagaacctttggacaatgcgtgccacgtgtggtcgcgcattatcctgttgaaatatggctgtggccgagccctgaaggtaaggaaggacaactggctccagcacctcggatatgtagcgccggctatttaaagtaccggcaatgcatactagaggcatgcgagagtaatatccaataccgccccataccataatacccggtgcaagaccagtgtggcggtgcataatgcagctgtccagcatcctctctccacggtgtccccacactcgaatccgaccatcgtggtgctgcagacagaagcgtgcctcgtcagtaaagacaacgtcattccattctgccgtccacatccgtctgtcatcacaccattggcgacggagacgtctgtggttctgcgtcaatggtagacgaagcaatggacgtcttgcggacagaccactctgctgtaaacggcgtcgaatggtacgcgcagacactggatgatgcgttacagacgcaatgtgctgtgctatggttcgggatgtcactgagcgatccgtcactgccatgtgtacaatttgcctatcagcacgtgcagtggtgcaccgaggtgcaTGCAATCGACCACGCCGGTCCGTcacaccctcctgcatccaacggtcacatatccgctttacagttgtttggtttcgtccaacacgactagcgatttctctgtatgataatcctctgtcgaactcggatacttgatcaaacgatgttcgctgttgtctacgaggcataactgataatcttgtgaaacaaccacaaggtaaacacacgtgccgaacatacactcgtcgaaatcgccaagccttaaatggcactatgaggtggcgccacaggcgcgcgtgatgtgcgtctgcgctgaaattctaatcagttgcatatctcatcgctgcaaacccatggtgtaaatttcacttgattcgggtgcttccttcagggtgttgcatttacggtggccagcagtgtataaccaTTTTCATCAGAATTTTTTAGTGATGACACTAGTAACTGCTCTTTAGCTTTTGTCAGTCATAACTATATTCATAATTATTAGCCTTTTATATGCTCTACCATAGTGGATTAGTGTATGTGAGAACCATGGTAAGCAGCTTCACTTTTTTAGTAGAAATGTAGAAACTAGATTGCTTCTAGATTAGTATTGTGTGCAAATGAGGAACAAATTATGTTATATAGTGCTTCCCTATATATTATCGTTAATAAAGTTTTTTATTGTATTGTACAGTTATGATGATTGATATTATGTGTCACACATTCatacattaaaatttttgtgtcTGTGATTTAGACATCTCAAAGTAAATAGAAGTTAATCAGCTTTTATAGTACAGTTTTCTTATTTCCTCTCTGTTCGTAGTGGACCAGAAGGAACATGTTTTGAAGGAGGTGTATTTCCAGCAAAGCTTGTATTTCCTCCTGACTACCCACTGAGCCCCCCAAAAATGCAGTTTACTTGTGAAATGTTCCATCCAAACAGTAAGTATTATGTAAGTAATGGTGGCGTACCCAGTAAGATTAAAATCCTTAAAAAACTTGAACAAATTTCGTTTCACATTCTCCTCAGATAATCAAGATAGTCATCCATTGTTTGCATTTATAAGCAtttgatttgttttaaaatttttaaaaaagaaaaaaaaactatgccTTAAATACCTCTGCTACATCAAGTATCTTGTTTCCAGGCCAAAATGTGCATTTATTAGGCTGACAATAAGAAGATAATTGTGTAAACGTTCTCTGTGTAGTTTATGCAGATGGCCGTGTGTGTATCTCTATTCTACATGCTCCTGGGGATGATCCTATGGGCTACGAGTCAAGTGCTGAACGATGGAGCCCAGTACAGAGTGTAGAGAAAATCCTCCTCTCAGTTGTTAGTATGTTGGCAGGTGAGTTAACAGGCAATACTGTGCAGTATTGTGTTTTCTTCTTGGTTATATTTGTGGTATTTACAGCTAATAATGACGGATGATATAATAGTGTAAATAGTTTTACATTTGATACGAAtgtcggctgaaagcaaggggaaactacagccgtaatttttcccgaggacatgcagctctactgtgtgattaaatgatgatggcgtcctcttgggtaaaatattccggaggtaaaatagtcccccattcggatctccgggcggggactactcaagaggacgtcgttatcaggagaaagaaaactggcgttctacggatcggagcgtggaatgtcagatcccttaatcgggcaggtaggttagaaaatttgaaaagggaaatggataggttaaagttagatatagtgggaattagtgaagttcggtggcaggaggaacaagacttttggtcaggtgattacagggttataaatacaaaatcaaataggggtaatgcaggagtaggtttaataatgaataaaaaaataggagtgcgggttagctactacaaacagcatagtgaacgcattattgtggccaagatagacacaaagcccatgcctactacagtagtacaagtttatatgccaactagctctgcagatgacgaagaaatagatgaaatgtatgacgagataaaagaaattattcaggtagtgaagggagacgaaaatttaatagtcatgggtgactggaattcgtcagtaggaaaagggagagaaggaaacatagtaggtgaatatggattggggggaaggaatgaaagaggaagccgccttgtagaattttgcacagagcataacttaatcatagctaacacttggttcaagaatcatgaaaggaggctgtatacatggaagaagcctggagatactgacaggtttcagatagattatataatggtaagacagagatttaggaaccaggttttaaattgtaagacatttcctggggcagatgtggattctgaccacaatctattggttatgaactgcagattgaaactgaagaaactgcaaaaaggtgggaatttaaggagatgggacctggataaactgaaagaaccagaggttgtagagagtttcagggagagcataagggaacaattgacaggaatgggggaaagaaatacagtagaagaagaatgggtagctctgagggatgaagtggtgaaggcagcagacgatcaagtaggtaaaaagacgagggctaatagaaatccttgggtaacagaagaaatattgaatttaattgatgaaaggagaaaatataaaaatgcagtaaatgaagcaggcaaaaaggaatacaaacgtctcaaaaatgaaatcgacaggaagtgcaaaatggctaagcagggatggctagaggacaaatgtaaggatgtagaggcttgtctcactaggagtaagatagatactgcctacaggaaaattaaagagacctttggagagaagagaaccacttgtatgaatatcaagagctcagatggcaacccagttctaagcaaagaagggaaggcagaaaggtggaaggagtatatagagggtttatacaagggagatgtacttgaggacaatattatggaaatggaagaggatgtagatgaagacgaaatgggagataagatactgcgtgaagagtttgacagagcactgaaagacctgagtcgaaacaaggccccgggagtggacaacattccattagaactactgatggcctcgggagagccagtcctcacaaaactctaccatctggtgagcacgatgtatgagacaggtgaaataccctcagacttcaagaagaatataataattccaatcccaaagaaagcaggtgttgacagatgtgaaaattaccgaactatcagtttaataagtcacagctgcaaaatactaacgcgaattctttacagacgaatggaaaaactggcagaagccaaccttggggaagatcagtttggattccgtagaaatgttggaacacgcgaggcaatactgaccttacgacttatcttggaagaaagattaagaaaaggcaaacctacatttctagcatttgtagacttagagaaagcttttgacaatgttgactggaatactctttcaaattctgaaggtggcaggggtaaaatacagggagcgaaaggctatttacaatttgtacagaaaccagatggcagttataagagtcgaggggcatgaaagggaagcagtggttgggaaaggagtgagacagggttgtagcctctccccgatgttattcaatctgtatattgagcaagcagtaaaggaaacaaaagaaaaattcggattaggtattaaaattcatggagaagaagtaaaaactttgaggttcgccgatgacattgtaattctgtcagagacagcaaaggacttggaagagcagttgaacggaatggacagtgtcttgaaaggaggatataagatgaacatcaacaaaagcaaaacggtgataatggaatgtagtcaaattaaatcgggtgatgctgagggaattagattaggaaatgagacacttaaagtagtaaaggagttttgctatttagggagtaaaataaccggtgatggtcgaagtagagaggatataaaatgtagactggcaatggcaaggaaagcgtttctgaagaagagaaatttgttaacatcgagtatagatttaggtgtcaggaagtcgtttctgaaagtatttgtatggggtgtagccatgtatggaagtgagacatggacgataactagtttggacaagaagagaatagaagctttcgaaatgtggtgctacagaagaatgctgaagataaggtgggtagatcacgtaactaatgaggaggtattgaacaggattggggagaagagaagtttgtggcacaacttgactagaagaagggatcggttggtaggccatgttttgaggcatcaagggattacaaatttagcattggagggcagcgtggagggtaaaaatcgtagagggagaccaagagatgaatacactaagcagattcagaaggatgtaggttgcagtaggtactgggagatgaagaagcttgcacaggatagagtagcatggagagctgcatcaaaccagtctcaggactgaagaccacaacaacaacaacaacgaatgtcGGGTACTGATGACTATCAGTGGGTGATTCTGAAAAATCTGTGTACACATTTAGTATTTGGTTACTGTGTGTTCCTTTGACACTTAAtgctatgttaattgtaattacttcacaaatgtattttataattattcaGTTACTGTCGTATGTTTCAAATGACTATTGGTGCAAGCACTGTCACCTGTTTCATTCTTGTTGTGTGAAATTGTGATTTTAAACTTTGTTCATATCTATCTAGCAATTGTTTTGTTTAATggtattgtattttttttattatttttactcttTATTATGGAATTGTCAGTTCTGTAGTTGAGGTTTTGTTATTGCTTGTAATGATTTCAATTGCATAATCAACTATCTCATTTGACAGAAGTGTTTACATGTTTACTTCTGTCATGGAGTGGCCCTGTCTGAACAGTTTACTGTACACAGCTTGCTATGTCTGCTCGCCATGCTTGCGCCATATGGTCAAGAGAATTTTTTCCACATTACATATGACAACAAGACCATGACTTTAGCACAACTTTGTAAGGATTTAGCATGAGACTGTTGTCAATGTGAGTTCTTTCTTTTATCCACTAGAAAGCTGTAACTTTAGCACAATTTCCTGTTTTGTTTAATTGCAGGCAATCTGACACTGTTCTGAAAATGAGAATGAAGTCAGATGTAGTACAATAAATGTGTAACTATATAGCTaaggtggttttcattaatcattaaaattTGTCAGCTGTGGTGGTCAATTTGATAAAGATTATTTCATGTGCCTTTCCTGTGATTGGTTTTATGTgggcattccattttaaatttcTCCGTAAGCACACTCCCTGTTACTTAATCTACATGTACATGCATGTTCTGcaagccattgtatggtgcttGGTGGTGAATATcttttaccactactagtcattacctttcctgttctACTTGTAACTAGATTTTGGGACAAATGACTGTTTGTATTCCTGTATGTGATccctaatttctgttatttta from Schistocerca nitens isolate TAMUIC-IGC-003100 chromosome 5, iqSchNite1.1, whole genome shotgun sequence includes these protein-coding regions:
- the LOC126259983 gene encoding ubiquitin-conjugating enzyme E2 G2 — protein: MAGSALRRLMAEYKQLTLNPPEGIIAGPINEENFFEWEALITGPEGTCFEGGVFPAKLVFPPDYPLSPPKMQFTCEMFHPNIYADGRVCISILHAPGDDPMGYESSAERWSPVQSVEKILLSVVSMLAEPNDESGANVDAAKMWREDREEFNRIAERIVRKTLGLPPP